The Acidimicrobiia bacterium genomic sequence TCCTCATCTGGCTGCCGGCGGCCGGCCTGGCCGCCGGGTTGGTCGGAGCGATCATTGCCCCCGTCGCAGTACGCCTCAGAGGTCTCTACCTGGCGTTCCTAACGCTCGGCCTCGTGTTTCTCGGCGAGCACATCTTCCGCGAGTGGGACTCCGTGACTGGTGGGCCCGGGATCGGGCGAGAGCCTGCGGAACTCAGTTTGCTCGGGTGGAGGTTCGACCTCGATGGCACCATCGGTGGTTTCAATGTCACCCGCGAACAGCAGATCTACTGGCTCGGGCTGGTGGTGCTGATCTTCATGGGGTTCATGGCGAAGAATCTGGTCCGCTCCCGGATCGGGCGGGCCTTCGCGGCGATCCGCGATCGGGACATCGCCGCAGAGGTGATGGGTATCGACCTGACCCGGTACAAGGTACTCGCCTTTGCGGTGTCGTCGTTCTATGCGGGGGTAGCGGGAGCGTTGTTGTTCACGGTGACGGGATTTGTGAACACAGCCTCCTTCAACCTGCTGCTCTCGATAAACTACATCGCGATGGTGGTGATCGGCGGGGCAGCCAGCATTGCCGGTTCGATCATGGGGGCGGCGTTTCTCACCTTGTTGCCGCGCATGATCGACGCCGCCGGTGATGTGCTGCCCTTTCTGGAGGTGGGTTCGCAAGGCATACTGAGCACGTCGCAACTCGAGCGGGTCATTTTTGGTGTTCTGATCATCGCCTTTCTGATCTTCGAGCCGATGGGGCTCTACGGCATTTGGATTCGGATTCGAAACTACTGGAAGGCCTGGCCTTTCTCGTACTGAGGCTTCCGGGGTAGCCCGGATGACATGAGGAGGAAAGAAGACGTGAGA encodes the following:
- a CDS encoding branched-chain amino acid ABC transporter permease; this encodes MRGRPNLFTRYEADAGIFPSNTQRVWFVIGLIAVAVLPIWLPRDWMILIATAFIASVGVIGLNLITGYAGQVSLGHAFFLGIGAYAGAALGGAATDRVTGLGIDILIWLPAAGLAAGLVGAIIAPVAVRLRGLYLAFLTLGLVFLGEHIFREWDSVTGGPGIGREPAELSLLGWRFDLDGTIGGFNVTREQQIYWLGLVVLIFMGFMAKNLVRSRIGRAFAAIRDRDIAAEVMGIDLTRYKVLAFAVSSFYAGVAGALLFTVTGFVNTASFNLLLSINYIAMVVIGGAASIAGSIMGAAFLTLLPRMIDAAGDVLPFLEVGSQGILSTSQLERVIFGVLIIAFLIFEPMGLYGIWIRIRNYWKAWPFSY